The Salvelinus sp. IW2-2015 unplaced genomic scaffold, ASM291031v2 Un_scaffold3463, whole genome shotgun sequence genomic interval tagagacaacaaagtcaaggtattggagtggccatcacagccctgactcaaacctatagaacatttggtgggcagtgtgtgagcaaggaggctaaTGATAGACAGCtgagaggaatgagccaaattcacccaacttattgtgggaagcttgtggaaggctacacgaaacgtttgacccaagttaaacaatttaaaggcaatgctaccaaatactaattgagtcgtatgtaaacttctgacccactgggaaatgtgatgaaagaaataaaagctgaaataatcattctctctatattattctgacatttcacattcttcaaaataaagtggtgatcctaactgacctaaagacagggaatttttactggaattaattgtcaggaattgtgaaaaactgagtttaaatgtatttggctaaggtgtttgtaaacttccgacttcaactgtttatatcATTGTCTATGGGATCAAATATTTCTCTTTACCTTGTTAGTAAATATGATCTAATACATTTACCAACGCAAGCATTTGATAACATTCAATTGTTTACTAGGGCAAGATGAATGAATTAAGTATTTCTCTGTGTTTCAAAGCAAGCCATCCTTGAGCGGGCGATGTTCAGTTAATGGTCGATTAGGCTTTCAGGGAGCCACTGCTTCACCAACCGACAGAGGACGATATGGCAAACATCTGTCAGCGTGCAAACTGACTCTTCCTCAAGAGTCAAGACACAACAGAGAACTCAGCTGCTTGTGGCTTGCATGGGAGTCACACGACCAGACCCCTCTGTCTGTaaggcacatacacacaggagagattcCCCTTGTGATAATCTGTGAATAGCATTATAAACTGGGATGGAACACACCTTAACCTTGGGTTTTGAATGGTTTGCCTGGCACGTACCCTGAAAGTGAGAGGCTCAGTCTGCATTCCTGACTGTGCTCTTGCGAGAGGAAGGAACACCTGCACTCAGCTCAGGGCAGGTCTCTAGTGTGAAACAGGGTTCAAAGACAAGTCACAGAGATGGGCAAAAAGCGCTCTTtcactctcacaccacacacacacaccacacacacaacacacacacacacacacacacacacacacacacacacacacacacacacacacacacacacacacacacacacacacacacacactgggggaaTACTAACAACTTAAACTGGGTAGATTCTGAGAAATAGGAGAAAGGTCACGCTTCATGAGATTTGTACATAACACACAGCTTCTCAATGCTCTCTTTTGTTCTTGATTTCTTAGAACCGGCAGCCGTAGATAAGTGTTTAGGTGTACTGTGTAGCTATGAGGATGATACACACCATCTTAACCTGACACCATCCCCTTGGGTCTGGGGCCCATCCTTAAAACAACTCTGCATCCACCTATCCCCTCCGTCCATCTGTTACCATGGCAACTGGCGGAGGGCTTCTTCTTCAAAGTGTGTGTTATTAATGGCAAAGTTTCCCCCCGTGTTGCGTGATCACTCCGCACACCACTACACAGCATGCCKTATGCCTTGCCACCACAATCCACTACACAGCATGCCCTATGCCCTGCCACTGCTACACGGGCATGTCATATTCACtgcctctctctgatctctctcaacATGCAGTTGCTGCRTGCCAGGGGAAAGAACACACATATATGAAGAGGTAAAAAATGAATTCTTGGAGTATTCAAACACGCCCACACCACTGCTCTTTGAATCACTCAATAGTTACAGACATCTCTGGTATGTGGATTTGCATATGGTTGATTACAAGGATTAAGCCTGGTAAGCAAGTTATTTTTAGTCCGAGAATAAACAAAATCTGtgttcaggaaactagacccgaGTAGTAGTTTCAAGCGAGCCAGGATTCTGACAGACAAACATGTTGATAGCTTCTGCACGACTGTACTTTTCCATGAATCAAATGTTTAACAACTAACTTCTGCGCCAAGCACATCTTTTTGGGAGGAGAGCTTTGCATGCAGCGGCTGTTCAAGACAAGTTTAAAGAAACAGACTATTCACAAGAGTTACATCTCCAGGGCCCTGGGAGTTTAATTGGGTCGTGGAAAAGCAGTTTCACACACAGAACGCATACAGATTTATTGTTCATGGACACAAAACAAGGCAAAGTCAAGTGTATGAGAGGCCTGATCTGGTGtcaacctgtgttctctgtctatcCCACGTACAGTACTGAGCGTCACATGACCTCCATGCAGACATTCcatcccctccctttctcctctttgGTGAGTGTCAATACATGTCTATTCCAGGGTCCTCTGAGGACATAGAGTAGGCCTCTATATACAATMTACACTACTTGCATGCAGTAGAGAGATGTTGGTTCTAGTTCTGGTCCCGTAATCATAAAGCGTCTCAGggaaggagtgctgatctaggatcagtttcttTATTTTAGATCACAATTcattagattacatggacagggtggcctgatcctagatcagcattcctactctgatctagacaggtcccccctgtccatatacTCTTATTCTTTTGGATctaaaaaggcaaaactgatccttcACCAGTTTTTATATacgtcgttgttgttgttgtggttgtggttccTCACTCCTCGTCAGGGTCGGACAGCTCATAGCCCAGGCMGCTGGCGGAGGGGAAGTGTGCCCAGAAGGTTCTGGACAAGTCTTCAATCTTCTCATAACCGGCATGCTCGCGCAGAGCCTCCACCCAGCCGAAGAAGTCAGAGGAGGTCAGAGCCCAGTTGGGCATGCTGCGCTTCTCACGCCCCAAATCTGCTGCTGGGAACCAATGAGAGcacgagaagagaagaggacgTCAAAAGGGAACCAATCCGAGTGAATGATACTGCACTTCACTAAGACTGGACACATGACACAACTTGACATGGATTGATAGCCGTTTACGACATACATTATTTTCAGTGTAAtacacaatcaacacacaatCTGTATTCATTGAttatacatgtgtgtttgtgacagTGATAGAACCACTGTACGGAACCTTTGCTAAAGGGAAGTCTGCCTCACCAATGGGAAAATCTACCCTGGCAATTTTCCCACTTCCCAGCCTTCCTCCCTGCTACACCAACCATAGGAGCCTCGTTCATTTCTCCGTGTTCACCTCTCTGTCACCCCTTCACCGCAACCTGAGCTTAAGCCGCATTCCTTTAACCAAAGTCAATATAAtaccttgtaaaaaaaaaacgtctTGTCTTCGAATTGAAACCAAAGCCTCCGTTGAGCATCTCAGGCTTATGGTTGATTAAAGACCAGGGCGAGGGGCGCCGGACATCCCCTAAGCCCAGAGATAGGCCTCTCACTGTGGGGTGGTGGGAGAGAGGGCCAGGTCCACGCTGGGGAAGCAGGCTAGYACAACAACACTCCACAGCTCCCAACTCAAACATAACAACGGTGTGAGTGAGAGACTATAGGA includes:
- the LOC139025877 gene encoding otospiralin-like is translated as LFSCSHWFPAADLGREKRSMPNWALTSSDFFGWVEALREHAGYEKIEDLSRTFWAHFPSASXLGYELSDPDEE